Proteins encoded by one window of Salvia splendens isolate huo1 chromosome 14, SspV2, whole genome shotgun sequence:
- the LOC121765965 gene encoding dnaJ homolog subfamily C member 17-like → MDVEIDHYVVLGLPSGEEGAQLSDQEINKAYRSKARELHPDKRPDDPNAHANFLKLQNSYQVLKDEKARKLFDDLLRVKREKVQRQGQQDSKRRKMMSDLEERERSAFAADPTMKAREEEERISRQLKQEIARIIAMHSNKKPAAAAPSKQDGAADGGSAGGGNGLDKAKVLKVSWEKTGEGYTAQRLREIFREFGSVEDVVIKSTKKKGSALVVMESEDAAIAATGNVLGDLSNPLLVVPLQPGSSPAVFSSEKNEPDGPKLGNLVGAGYQDFENSVLEKMKKAAQKQK, encoded by the exons ATGGATGTTGAAATCGACCATTATGTTGTTCTAGGACTACCTTCAGGTGAGGAAGGTGCCCAACTATCGGACCAGGAGATTAACAAGGCTTATCGGTCTAAGGCGAGGGAGCTGCATCCTGACAAAAGACCGGACGATCCTAATGCACATGCTAACTTTCTAAAGCTTCAAAATTCTTATCAAGTTCTCAAAGATGAAAAGGCTAGAAAGTTGTTTGATGATCTACTTAGAGTTAAAAGGGAGAAGGTTCAGCGGCAAGGACAGCAAGATTCCAAGCGCCGGAAGATGATGTCAGATCTTGAGGAAAGAGAGCGGTCTGCTTTTGCTGCTGACCCAACTATGAAAGCTCGAGAAGAGGAAGAGAGAATATCTCGGCAGCTGAAGCAGGAGATTGCTAGAATTATTGCTATGCATTCCAACAAAAAACCAGCTGCTGCAGCACCTTCCAAGCAAGATGGAGCAGCAGATGGGGGAAGTGCAGGTGGAGGTAATGGGTTGGACAAGGCCAAGGTTCTCAAGGTTTCATGGGAGAAGACTGGTGAAGGTTACACAGCTCAGAGACTCCGTGAGATATTCAGAGAATTTGGCTCTGTAGAAGATGTAGTCATTAAAAGTACGAAGAAGAAAGGTTCAGCTCTTGTAGTAATGGAATCAGAGGATGCTGCCATTGCTGCAACTGGGAATGTGTTAGGTGATCTTTCAAATCCTCTCCTTGTAGTGCCTCTTCAACCTGGCTCGTCACCTGCTGTTTTTAGTTCTGAGAAAAACGAGCCTGATGGCCCTAAATTGGGCAATCTGGTTGGTGCTGGGTATCAGGATTTTGAAAATTCGGTgctggaaaaaatgaaaaag GCTGCGCAGAAGCAAAAATGA